GAGTATGAGGGAGAGGGACCCCAGGGCGTGTTGGAGGGGGCAAGAAGTGAAGAGGGTCCAGGTTGTGGGGCACAGGGAACCAccagggtgtggggtggggacctgttatagggagtcaggctgtaggggCCCAAGAGCAGGGCTCCCAACAGGGGCCCCTCCCAAGCTCCAAGGCTCTCCCTGAAAGAGCTTCCAGAAGGTTCTGGCCCCGCAGGGAGGAGCTGTGGGGTGGGGCTCCTGGCTGGGGTGTGGACCTGGCCATCCCTCAGTCCCTGGCTGTAGGCTGGTAGCCTTCCAGGGTCTCACCTCCTGGTTGAAGGGCAGTGGCGGTACCAGGGGGTCTAGCCGGAACATCTCGTCACACAGCAAGGCATGTAGGAGCAGGGCCAGGCTGTCCACATCCCTGGCCATTGGCCCCACGGCTGACGACACTGGGGGGCAGGGCAGCAGAGCCAAGGCCACCCATGTGGGGGCAAGGTCTAGAGCTGCCCTGGCTATCCCTGGGTCTGTCCCTGAGCCCGGCACGTACAGCCTCCCTAAGCTGGACTTGAAAGGACAGCCCACATGCTGGCTGTTGGCCCCAGCCctggccccaggagaggaacaggAGCACACCCAGCAGGGGCAGTGTGGGGACAGAAGGTCCGTGGAGGCCTACCTGTGGTCAGGCTGTTCAGGGTTTTCACCACTCCCCAAGAGCTGCAGGCAGAGACCCAAGGGACGAGTGCACACAGGGCCATAACAGAGAGGGACTCAGGGAGCCCCCCCCATCCATGGGAGCCCCCCCACTCAGCCCTCACCCCAGGGTGCCCGCCCTACCTCAACCGGGAGGCAGTGGGCTTGAGGCCGCAGATACCGCAGAAGGCGGCAGGGATACGGATGCTGCCCCCCAGGTCAGAGCCCAGTCCCACTGGGGAGCCCCCTGCTGCAATGAGGGCAGCCTCGCCGCTGGAGGAGCCCCCTACGAGCCTGTCAGGGTTGTGGGGGTGGAGGGTCTTCCCGTAGATGGGGTTGTAGCTGTAGTAGCTGCAAGGGCAGGAAGGTGGAGCCCGATgccctgcagccccccccccatgccagCTCCCCACAGACACCGGGGCCCCCACCTCATGTCCAGGccctccacccctccacctcAGCATGGCCTGCGATACACTGGTCTTCACAAAGGGCAGGGCGCCCTGGCTCCTCAGCACCCTGACCAGCACACAGTCTTCTTGGGTGGGCACCCCCAGCCACTTCACCAGCCCACAGCTGGCACTCAGGCCCTGGGCAGGCAGGTGTCAGTATGGACCTCCCCCAGCCTCAAGAGACGGGACAGGATGGGAAAGGACCAGGGACGGGGTAGAGGGGCCTTCATGGGCCATGCACACCTGCCTCTGggtgtacatgtgtgtgcacatgtgtgagtGTACAcatctccatgtgtgtgtgtgtgtgtgtgtgtctgtccataTGCATGGGCAGTGGGGCCCAGAAGAGCCtggagggggttgggggctgggagtCTGGGAGTCCAGGAGGTCCTGGAGGGGCTGTGGCCAGGGCGAGGTTCCTGGGGTGCAGGTACTCACCTTGCAGCCATAGTTGTCCTTGAGGCTGATGGGGACACCGTGCAGGAAGCCCTTGCGCTCCTGCTGCTGCAGCTCCCACAGTGGTTCCTCCCAGGGCAGGGTGGACGTGAGGCAGTTTAGGGCACGGTGCACCTCCAAGGCCTGTGGAGCCCCCCATTCCTCCGTCAGCCCAGGGCAGGGCCACAGGCCCTATATCCCCCTCCCACCCGGCAGCAGGGAGGCCCCAGGGGCCCTGGCCAGTCCTCCTGAGGAACAGttcagagacctgcagcctggctGATCCTGGGGTGCCCCAGTCCCCGCCCAAGACCAGGCCGGTGTCACAGGCTGTCCCCACTGCACCCCCTACACAGGAGGCCTGGCTCACAGCCCCGCACCGCACAGCCTTGTCCATTCTTCCATGTGGCTGCAGAAGGCAATTGATGGGGGGCAgtgggaagagacaccacagtactgttccaccatccatggtgcccagtggtgctgtggtgtctctctctctctctctatcttcttcttctctctctcctccctccctctctttgaaGCTAACCATAGAATGCAAACTGGGCTGGCTCCTGTGGAAGGCTGTATGAACAGTCCTTAGATAAATAAACATGGGAttgccttatgacccagcaacacCGCTCTTGGGCATTTactcagtggacactcaagcactaactGGATGGGTCACATGCAGCCCTGTGTTCACAGTTGCATCATTCACaacagccagagtggaagcagcctaaatgcccatccataGATGACTTGCTaatgaagttatgggatatagactccatggaatactactctgtcatcaatcttgtcaatatttccattttataaataaaaattttaaaaaatacaatgatGTGTCTTTCGGGACAAAATGGAGGGAATTGGAGGTGatggtgcttagtgaaataaagacGCAAAAGACAACAAACAGGAGAGTTTCAATAATATGTGGggctctagagatctgattcacatgaacttacaaaaaaaccataaaacaaaggcaaaaaattgCATCTAAGTCTTTGTGAGAACCCTGGTGGTCCTCTctcgaggtgggggtggggggcacagactTCAGTGTtgagagtggtgtggaactagcCCGTCATCTTATGGTCTTCAAACCcaggaaaaaatatgtattttttaatttccattttattggagagaaacagagagaaattgagaggaaggggagatagagagggagagagacagagagacatctgcagccctgcttcacaggcttgaaccaggtccttgcacgtggtgataAATaagtgtgctcagctaggtgtgccctGCCCGGGCTCACTTCTAAGGGGAAAGGATGCCAGTGAAGTGCCCGTGTGCCTCTTCCCTCCCAGGTCTAAGGTGGGACCCCAAGAGCTCACCTTGCCCAGGTAGGTATAGAGGACATGCTCCGAGCTCAGGGTGTCCTTCTGCAGCTGCTCCCTCAATTCTGACAGGGGTAGGGTGCGGATGGACTCAGCCTGGACCTcagggtgctggggtgggggggtgagggcagGGGACAGACTCACtctgcagcccagcccccacaagccCAGCTTAGAGACCAGCTGCAGAAACCCAGAGTAGGGCTTCGGGGTCTCCCAGCAGCAAAGAATATGTCCAACCAGGCAGAGAGGGCAGGGTCAGCCTCCTGACCAGGGGAAGGTTCTGTCATCCTCTCTGCAGGGATGCCTCCTCCAGCTCCTGGGGCCTGAGGCCAGCTCAAGGCAAGCGCAGGAACAAGGCCAGGGGGACAGGCAGGCTGTGctggagcaggggggagcaggggggaGGTCTGGCTGCAGGCAGGTGTCCCAGTCCAGCTAGCTGGATcagcagccctgcccacccactctgcccacccacccatccagctGCTGGAGCAACTTCCTGCCCAGGAAGCTCAGGAGGGTGGGacatgggtgggggcagggggccttAGGTGGACCTCTACCCACATGGTGGGGAGTGGGCTCTGCCTAAACCTGGGGAAAGGGCACAGCCCCCCGAGCTCCTCCCAAACCCCAGGGGCTCTACCCCCTCCCCCACGGGGGGCTGTCCCTTCCCCCAGTGGGCTCTGCCCCAAGGCCTGCCCAGCACCTGAACCCAGCTGAAGGCCtgaacaccccccacacacaggcgcCTAGGAACTCCTGGCCTCAGGCCTGCACCCTGGTCAGAGGAGGGCTCAACCCACCCTCAGCCCCAGGGTTGCACCCTGGCCACCCAGCACCCACAGTGATGGACAGGCTATGTTCCTGGCAGGGTCTATCCCTGGTCCCTGCTGTCTCCTGGGCCTCCTGCCCCCCCATCTCCCATTCCACCCATCTGTGCCCCCGTCCCATGGTCCCATGCTACCTCTCTGCAGCCTCTCTGACCCCTCCTGTCCTGAGTCCCCAGCCTCCTATCCCCTTGTGACCATGGCCCCAGACCACTGTTACCCTGACACACCCTCCCTATGCTCACTGTCCCCAACCTGTCCACCCTGTCCCCAGTGTCACCCCATGTCACCCTTCTGTCCCTCACCTTGCTATCCTCCCGTCCCCTGTGACCTCATGTCCCATGTTCCCCCACCATTACCCCATGTCCCAGGaccaacccccagccccccagttccccagaCCCTTGCATCCCCAGCGCCCACCTGAGCCCTGAAGTGCACCAGGGCAGCCTCTGCCTGGGCCACCAGCCGTGCCCTCTCCTCCTGGGCCAGTGCCACCCTCTGGGCCAGCCTGCGTCGGGAAATCCAGCGCCGCAGCAGAAAGCCAGCCCCCCAGCCCAGGAGCAGGGCACCCAGGGGAGCAGCCAGGTGGGCAGGGGGCAGCTGCAGCAGCATCCGCAGCCCGGGCATAGTGGGTGATCACTGAACCTGGGCCTGAGCAAGGTGGATCATCCTCCCACTGGCCCCACACCCTCCAGGCTGATCATTAACCCTGCAACCTCCCTGCCTCCAAGgccccagttcttcttctagcgtttgcccttcttccatagccagtcaacagcatcaggttgaaagctgtcaggagctgcttgttgctggctttgaaagtgactgggatccatgtggattcagtcggctaggaaggatcgtcagtttccccaatgaatgggtactcacgggatgcaccacgagaaggtcgatccaatgcatcccagggcCCCAGTGACAGCAAATAGCAGCAGAGaggctctcccacctgcagggcactctatcttcccttcctctctcagtgtctctctgtcctagccaacaaaaaaATTGGGGAGAAAGGGGTGGATGCCCACAGGGGCAGTGGATTGgcagtgcagggaccaagccccaggatCACCCAGGTGCCTCGAGAAGGGGCAGGGGGTGAGGGGCTGTGGCCCGTCAGGGTCACGGGAAGCAACTCAGCACTCAGCCTACAGGCGCTCCTCCCTAACCCCTCCCACCACCTGCAGCGCCAGCTCAATATTGGGAAAGTCAAATATTTAAGAGTGGAGTGTGGCAGGGCAGCTGATACTCATCTCCACTCCAGCATCATGCTGAGCCCTGAAGGCTTGATCTTCCCGGTGAAAACAGCCTGGCTGCAGAGAATGTGCTGTGACCAGACCTCAAGAAGCGGCAGGGGGTGAAGGTGGTGGCGAAGAATCGGGCAGGATCTACAGGTGCTCGACCCACTGTGACCAGGACAACCGTCCACAGTGGCCCGGGGTGGGCCAGCGGGGCAGGGCCCCTCTGCTGAGCAGTCAGCCAGCACCTGGCACCCAGGGCTGACACAGCCTGGGGTGACTGGGACAGGACAGAAGCCCAGGAGGGCAGGAAGCAGCATGGTCATGCCATGACTTGGCTGCATCCTTAGTCGACGAGCAGAGGTGTCTGTGACTGGGGGGCTTTGGCTGCATGTCCTCAGAAGGACTCTGGTGGCTGTTGGGACCCAGTACAAGTCCCTGACACAACCCCGGCCTTCTGAGCAGTGACTAAGGAGTGTCTCACAGGAAACCCCCCCCATGCCCTCTGAGCAGTGACTAAGTGGCATCTCAAAGGaagccccccagtcctctgagcagTGAATGGGGATGTCTAACTTGCCCATGACAGTGAGTCAGGGCTGGCAGGTGTCAGCGGGGCTGACCTCACTGAAACAGCAGCCCCCAAGGTGACATGCAGGGACACTTCCTGAGACAATTTTTTTTGGGGGTAGAGGACActgctaacgcccatgttcagcggggaagcaattacagaagccagatcttccaccttctgcaccccacaatgacactgggtccatgctcccagagggataaagaatagaaaagctatcaggagtcgggcggtaagtgcatgtggcgcaaagcacaaggactggcataaggattctggttcaagcccccggctccccacctgcaggggagttgcttcacaggcggtgaagcaggtctgcagatgtcatctttctccctccctctctgtcttcccctcctctctccatttctctctgtcctatccaacaacgacaacatcaacgacaacaacaataactacaacaataaaacaacaagggcaacaaaggagaataagtaaataagaaaaaataaaaagaaaagaataggaaagctgtcaggggagaggatggcatatggagttgtgatggtgggaattgtgtggaactgtacccctcttatcctatggtcttgtcagtgtttccattttataaataaaaattaaaaataaaaaggagcctTCATTttccttcacagctgagtagtattccactcagccactcatctgttgccagacacctgggttgcttacaggtttgggTGGCTACAAATTGCTCAGCTATGAACACCAACAAGGGATAATATGCAAAATCTACAAAGAATCCAcctaactcagcaacaacaaaagcaaatgacaccatccaaacaCGGGGAgaggacgtggacagaatattcaccacagaagagatccaaaatgccgagaaccacatgaaaaaatgctccaagtctttgattgtcagaaaaatgtaaataaagacaacaatgagataccacttcacccatgtgagaatgtcatacatcagaaaaggtaacagcaacaaatgctggagaggttgtggagtcaaaggaaccctcctgcactgctggtgggaatgtcaatgggcccatcccctgtggagagcagtctggagaactctcagaggctagaagtggacctgccctgtgaccctgcaattcctctcgtgaagatacatcctaaggaaccagacACACCCATCAAAGAAGATCTCTGCACCTGCGCTCCCTAGCGAGATCTCTGCGCCTGCACTCTCCAGAGATCTCAGCACCGACAGGCAGCAGAGCTGCAGTGGCTGTGAGGACTGGACAGGGCGCCGCGGGGGAGGCAGCTGACCGGCGTCCCCAGCACCGGCCCCAGGGTCCCTCTGCAGCTCGAGACCCGGACTGTGCCCCGGCCCCAGAGGGAGGGCCACTGTTCGGCCTCCACCGCCGTCCCGCGCGGCGGAAGACTCGGGCTCCGCGGGCACAGGCCCCGCCCCGTTCTTACCTGCTCACGGCAGTAGCCCACCGGCGCCCTCTGGCGGTCACGCGGGATCCCAGCGCGCATCACGGCACCCGCTTCCGGCGCGCTCCGCCCGCCCCGGCGATGACACAACTTCCGGTTGACGTTAACGTCACTTCCCGCGCGCCGTCCCCGGAAACGGTGCACGCAGCCGCGCGCCGGCCATGGAAGGCCACCTGTTCTCTGCGGCGCTCAGCGGCTCGTTCCTGGCGTCGTGCCTACTATTCGCCGCTGTGGGCCGCGCGCTGCGGGAGCCCTACATGGACGAGGTCTTCCACCTGCCGCAGGCGCAGCGCTTCTGCCAGGGCCACTTCACCGAGGTGCGCCCTGCCGTTGACCCCTGACCCCAGCCCCgggctgcggggtgggggggctgacCCCTGACCCTGGGTCCCCCAACC
This portion of the Erinaceus europaeus chromosome 7, mEriEur2.1, whole genome shotgun sequence genome encodes:
- the LOC103121245 gene encoding LOW QUALITY PROTEIN: vitamin D3 hydroxylase-associated protein-like (The sequence of the model RefSeq protein was modified relative to this genomic sequence to represent the inferred CDS: deleted 2 bases in 1 codon); this translates as MPGLRMLLQLPPAHLAAPLGALLLGWGAGFLLRRWISRRRLAQRVALAQEERARLVAQAEAALVHFRAQHPEVQAESIRTLPLSELREQLQKDTLSSEHVLYTYLGKALEVHRALNCLTSTLPWEEPLWELQQQERKGFLHGVPISLKDNYGCKGLSASCGLVKWLGVPTQEDCVLVRVLRSQGALPFVKTSVSQAMLSYYSYNPIYGKTLHPHNPDRLVGGSSSGEAALIAAGGSPVGLGSDLGGSIRIPAAFCGICGLKPTASRLSSWGVVKTLNSLTTGRPPRTFCPHTAPAGCAPVPLLGPGLGPTASMWAVLSTSLGRLYVPGSGTDPGIARAALDLAPTWVALALLPCPPVSSAVGPMARDVDSLALLLHALLCDEMFRLDPLVPPLPFNQEVYSSRRPLRVGYYESDGYSQPTPSMRRAVQHAYHLLQGAGHQLVPFSVPRIDLVVSQFFWGGLMADGQENIYSCLKDEPVERTLQSLFRLSCYPRFFKRILSLIWRPLCPQVAQNFRLACGVRSVKELWRQQEALKEYQHEFMEQWQALQLDVLICPCPCPAPSSVFVGHVSLWSYTILYNVINFPAGTVPVGRVTEQDEEELKDYKGYHQDLLGKNVPEASEAGQGHGPGGGQARQKGRLPPVGAGCSRATQC